In one Chryseobacterium camelliae genomic region, the following are encoded:
- a CDS encoding carboxypeptidase regulatory-like domain-containing protein gives MGKHYLFILLSVFTLLINCKGDESMSTPDDNPSTVVQTGKIEGKVMANNGTKPIGGAIIFTIDSNNKVYHTYSDANGNFSLATPEGNTTLHIQTGGGQNFRTEIPITVKKNETITIPATESKLTQVAKMAYVKGSYDEIEDIITALGYTATEITYQDLKNLTKIAQYDIIFLNCGSRGTAQTGTTSPSSDALVYTNLSTFVANGGSLYSSDWASAYLVGGDTNTTTCNAPGGFINDNLLCLKNTGSSGMYTGCTVSNTALAAAIGFNTLDINYDLGSWEKIQAYDPTFWEVLVEKNNEPLMIRTGHYTNTTAPQIPVGTSANNNFMTICHQITSGSSITITINTGSWASHQAHGDTQGPCSGGNSNSGKIYYTTFHNHATGNIGKAEPILEYVILNL, from the coding sequence ATGGGAAAACACTACTTATTTATTTTATTGAGTGTATTCACACTTTTAATCAATTGCAAAGGAGATGAATCGATGAGCACTCCTGATGACAATCCTTCCACAGTTGTTCAAACCGGAAAAATTGAAGGAAAAGTAATGGCCAACAACGGAACAAAACCCATCGGTGGAGCCATTATTTTCACTATCGACAGCAATAATAAAGTATATCACACTTATTCTGATGCCAACGGAAACTTCAGCCTTGCCACTCCGGAAGGAAATACAACTCTTCATATCCAAACAGGTGGTGGACAGAATTTCAGAACAGAAATTCCGATTACGGTAAAAAAGAATGAAACCATCACCATTCCTGCAACGGAATCCAAGCTTACCCAAGTTGCAAAAATGGCGTATGTAAAGGGAAGTTATGATGAAATCGAAGACATCATTACTGCTTTAGGCTATACCGCTACGGAAATCACCTATCAGGATTTGAAAAACCTTACAAAAATTGCACAATACGACATTATTTTCCTGAATTGCGGTTCGAGAGGAACAGCACAGACCGGAACCACTAGCCCAAGCAGCGATGCATTAGTGTATACCAATCTATCAACTTTTGTAGCTAACGGAGGTAGCTTATACAGCTCAGACTGGGCTTCTGCCTATCTTGTAGGAGGAGATACCAATACTACTACATGCAATGCTCCGGGCGGATTCATCAACGATAATTTGCTTTGCTTAAAGAATACCGGATCATCGGGAATGTATACAGGTTGTACCGTTTCAAATACTGCTTTAGCTGCTGCAATCGGCTTCAATACTTTGGATATCAATTATGATTTAGGATCCTGGGAAAAAATCCAGGCCTATGATCCTACTTTCTGGGAAGTTTTGGTAGAAAAAAATAATGAGCCATTAATGATCCGAACAGGACATTACACCAATACCACAGCACCACAAATACCAGTAGGAACATCAGCAAATAACAATTTCATGACCATTTGTCATCAAATTACATCAGGTAGCAGTATCACCATTACCATCAATACAGGTTCATGGGCTTCTCACCAGGCTCATGGCGATACACAAGGGCCCTGCTCTGGAGGCAATTCAAACAGCGGTAAAATTTATTACACAACATTTCATAATCATGCAACCGGAAATATCGGAAAAGCAGAACCTATTCTGGAATATGTCATTTTAAATCTTTAG
- a CDS encoding DUF456 domain-containing protein has protein sequence MDTALINILCLILLIIGILGTFLPVLPGLLLSICGLLIYKFGTDSDLPMIYIWAFGILTAISVVLSYVIPAKTTKKYGGTRWGSIGSVVGTIVGIFLPIPLGFLIGMFAGVFIGELLHDSKDMNKALKSTKGAFVGFIYGTGFSFVVGVAMFLVVIVDMLT, from the coding sequence ATGGATACAGCTTTAATCAATATTCTTTGCCTGATTTTATTAATCATAGGAATTTTAGGTACTTTCCTGCCGGTTTTACCAGGATTATTACTGAGTATTTGCGGGTTATTAATTTATAAATTCGGAACAGATTCAGATCTACCGATGATCTACATTTGGGCTTTCGGCATTTTAACTGCAATCTCTGTGGTTTTAAGTTATGTAATCCCTGCAAAAACAACAAAAAAGTACGGAGGAACCCGCTGGGGAAGCATCGGATCTGTTGTAGGAACCATTGTAGGAATATTTTTACCCATTCCTTTAGGTTTTCTGATCGGAATGTTTGCCGGAGTTTTTATCGGCGAATTATTACACGACAGCAAAGACATGAATAAAGCCCTAAAATCAACAAAAGGGGCTTTCGTCGGATTTATTTACGGAACAGGTTTCAGTTTTGTGGTGGGTGTGGCAATGTTTTTGGTTGTAATTGTAGATATGCTCACATAG
- a CDS encoding uracil-DNA glycosylase — translation MTWTEILAPIKSTPYFTNLWEKVKQEYATTKVFPPKNQIFRALEITPFDDIEVVIIGQDPYHNDFQANGLCFSVSEQVAAPPSLKNIFIELKDDLGVVRTSKELDDWGRQGVLLLNATLTVRAHTPNSHKDLGWETFTNYIIKEISDKKENVVFVLWGAFAQKKAEFIDPAKHFILKSAHPSPFSVHRGFFGSKPFSKINEYLVSKGKRPISW, via the coding sequence ATGACCTGGACAGAAATATTAGCCCCTATAAAAAGCACTCCTTACTTTACCAATCTTTGGGAAAAAGTAAAACAGGAATATGCGACTACAAAAGTTTTCCCGCCAAAGAATCAGATTTTCAGAGCGTTGGAAATTACACCTTTTGATGATATTGAAGTGGTGATTATAGGGCAGGATCCTTATCATAATGACTTTCAGGCGAATGGTTTATGTTTTTCTGTTTCTGAGCAGGTTGCCGCACCGCCATCCCTTAAAAATATTTTCATTGAGCTGAAAGATGATTTAGGCGTTGTGAGAACTTCAAAAGAATTGGATGATTGGGGGAGACAAGGTGTTCTATTGCTGAATGCAACTTTAACGGTTCGTGCACATACTCCGAATTCCCACAAAGACCTGGGTTGGGAAACATTCACGAATTATATCATTAAAGAAATTTCAGATAAAAAAGAAAATGTAGTTTTTGTATTGTGGGGCGCTTTTGCACAAAAAAAAGCCGAATTCATCGATCCGGCTAAGCATTTTATTTTAAAGTCTGCGCATCCGTCACCGTTTTCTGTGCACAGAGGGTTTTTCGGGAGCAAACCTTTTTCAAAAATTAATGAATATCTGGTTTCAAAAGGGAAGAGGCCTATTTCTTGGTAG
- a CDS encoding GNAT family N-acetyltransferase produces the protein MIETERLQLKEINENHVEDIFKIRSNEVINQFVQRNSPKNNYDALQFILTIKERTKDNQSFYWGISFKNQSNLIGTICLYNFSEDRKIAEVGYELLPDYHRQSIMSEALKAVLDFAFNDLHLHEILAMTHKLNENSKGLLLKSDFILEEGREDEGFPDNLVFSLKK, from the coding sequence ATGATTGAAACAGAACGATTACAACTAAAAGAAATCAACGAAAATCACGTTGAAGATATTTTTAAAATCCGAAGCAACGAGGTTATCAATCAATTTGTTCAGAGAAACTCTCCGAAAAACAATTATGATGCCCTGCAATTTATTTTAACGATTAAAGAAAGAACTAAGGATAATCAATCTTTCTATTGGGGGATTTCATTTAAAAATCAATCCAATTTAATCGGAACAATTTGTTTGTATAATTTTTCTGAAGATCGAAAAATTGCAGAAGTCGGTTACGAATTATTACCCGATTATCACAGACAAAGCATCATGTCCGAAGCATTGAAAGCCGTTTTAGATTTTGCTTTTAATGATTTACATTTGCACGAAATTCTGGCGATGACCCATAAGTTGAATGAAAACTCAAAAGGTCTTTTGCTGAAATCTGATTTTATATTGGAAGAGGGGAGAGAAGATGAAGGTTTTCCTGATAATTTGGTTTTTAGTTTGAAGAAGTGA
- a CDS encoding endonuclease MutS2 — MYINKEDLNELEFPQLLAEISPFAYSPKTREKILHLRPMAIDEAELSLKKTSEYLSSFESSNAIPFDEYEDIESELKLMLIENYRLENNAFIKIKTITEQIGKLQKFFPTMPETFPTLIGDVSVLEFKKEIIDKVDKVFNRFGEVKSEASPILKGLRTEIQHARKAITENFNRALFNYGQSDFLDDIRETIIDDQRVLAVKSAYKKRVAGRVLGLSKTGSITYMQPDSVVKHYFKLKESEEEEKKEIDKILRKLTAELAEFQPQLWRYQQYIFDLDLTRAKAKFAELINGVLPKINRHKTLRLREAFHPLLFLRNKAENKTIFPQTLTLTDQNRIICISGPNAGGKSITLKTVGLLQLMIQSGILVPVHPKSEMFFFDKIMTDIGDNQSIENHLSTYSSRLKKMSGIIREADANTLLLIDEFGTGSDPELGGALAESFLEFFYDKKSFSIITTHYTNIKLVIEQLPHAENAAMLFNEETLEPMYKLEVGQAGSSFTFEVAEKNKIPRFIIHSAKKKVEHDIVNLDKTIVKLQQEKYEVEKLKTDLAERKESVEDKRDNLQKLNEQLQQKLYNFQKLYEEEHRKLQFGNKIEAFIDSYVKGKSRKDVVKDFVKILEQEKFRKIGADKDESKRLQIVKRKITQQLKKEEVIEKITETNEKLEEKRKIDRALWMKVGQRVRISGSTSVGTIEKISRNKVVVNYGTFKTTIDADELERI, encoded by the coding sequence GTGTATATAAATAAAGAAGATTTAAACGAATTAGAGTTTCCGCAATTGCTCGCGGAAATTTCTCCTTTTGCATATTCTCCGAAAACCAGAGAAAAAATTCTTCACCTTCGTCCGATGGCAATTGACGAGGCAGAACTTTCTTTGAAAAAAACTTCAGAATATTTATCGAGTTTTGAAAGTTCAAATGCGATTCCGTTTGATGAATATGAGGATATTGAAAGTGAGCTGAAGCTCATGCTAATTGAAAATTATCGTCTTGAAAACAATGCTTTCATCAAAATAAAAACCATCACGGAGCAAATCGGAAAACTACAGAAGTTCTTTCCGACGATGCCCGAAACATTCCCTACTTTGATAGGAGATGTTTCTGTGCTGGAATTCAAAAAAGAAATTATTGATAAAGTAGATAAAGTTTTTAACCGTTTTGGCGAAGTAAAAAGTGAAGCTTCTCCGATTTTAAAAGGATTGAGAACGGAAATTCAGCATGCCAGAAAAGCCATCACTGAAAACTTCAACCGGGCTTTGTTCAATTACGGACAAAGTGATTTCCTGGATGATATCCGTGAAACGATTATTGATGATCAAAGAGTGTTGGCGGTAAAATCTGCTTACAAAAAAAGAGTGGCAGGAAGGGTTTTAGGATTGTCGAAAACAGGTTCTATCACTTATATGCAACCGGACAGTGTCGTAAAACATTATTTCAAGCTTAAGGAAAGCGAAGAAGAGGAGAAAAAAGAAATTGACAAAATTCTGAGAAAATTAACTGCAGAACTGGCAGAATTCCAGCCTCAGCTTTGGAGATATCAGCAATATATTTTCGATCTTGATTTAACGAGAGCCAAAGCAAAGTTTGCAGAGTTGATCAACGGTGTTTTACCGAAAATCAACCGTCATAAAACGTTAAGATTAAGAGAAGCTTTCCATCCTTTATTATTTTTAAGAAATAAAGCGGAAAACAAAACGATCTTTCCTCAAACCCTGACTTTAACGGATCAAAACAGAATTATCTGTATTTCCGGACCGAATGCAGGAGGAAAATCAATTACTCTGAAAACTGTAGGGTTGCTTCAATTGATGATTCAGAGCGGGATTTTGGTTCCGGTCCACCCGAAATCCGAAATGTTTTTCTTTGATAAGATTATGACCGATATTGGGGATAATCAATCTATTGAAAATCATCTTTCGACGTATTCATCAAGATTGAAGAAAATGTCCGGGATTATTCGTGAAGCAGATGCCAATACGCTTTTATTAATCGATGAATTCGGAACAGGCTCCGATCCTGAGTTAGGGGGTGCCTTAGCAGAAAGTTTCCTTGAGTTTTTCTATGATAAGAAGAGTTTTTCCATCATTACCACGCACTATACCAACATTAAATTGGTTATAGAACAGCTTCCTCACGCAGAAAACGCAGCGATGTTATTCAATGAAGAAACGCTGGAACCGATGTACAAATTAGAAGTCGGACAAGCGGGAAGTTCATTTACTTTTGAGGTTGCGGAAAAAAATAAAATTCCGAGATTTATCATTCATTCTGCGAAGAAAAAAGTGGAACATGATATCGTGAATTTAGATAAAACGATTGTAAAACTTCAACAGGAAAAATACGAGGTTGAAAAACTGAAAACCGATCTTGCCGAAAGAAAAGAATCCGTTGAAGACAAGCGCGATAATCTGCAAAAACTGAACGAGCAGCTTCAGCAAAAACTGTATAATTTCCAAAAATTATATGAGGAAGAGCACCGCAAGCTGCAGTTCGGAAATAAGATTGAAGCGTTCATCGACAGCTATGTAAAAGGAAAATCCAGAAAGGATGTGGTGAAAGATTTCGTGAAGATTCTGGAACAGGAAAAGTTCAGAAAAATAGGAGCAGATAAAGATGAAAGCAAGCGTCTTCAGATAGTAAAGAGAAAAATCACTCAACAGCTGAAGAAAGAGGAAGTGATCGAAAAGATTACCGAAACCAATGAAAAACTGGAAGAAAAACGCAAAATCGACCGAGCTCTTTGGATGAAAGTAGGACAACGTGTTCGTATCTCCGGAAGCACAAGTGTAGGAACGATTGAAAAGATATCCAGAAATAAAGTAGTGGTGAATTACGGAACATTCAAAACGACGATAGATGCGGATGAGTTGGAACGTATTTAA
- a CDS encoding YcxB family protein: MKMITVKTHITFKDFLIFNIKNSLSRLIVFPLLVLLFFVLKQCMDGSSERDILQSASLWFAVLFLFIVIRSFFRLRFVFHSNKKIQESISYTFTHEKIRTEGETFDGDFTWSTVHKVKENRDWFLIYQSTQTMNMVPKKYFSKEQISELRTIIKSNHVKAKLRND, translated from the coding sequence ATGAAAATGATCACGGTAAAAACTCATATCACTTTTAAGGATTTTTTGATTTTTAATATTAAAAATTCTTTAAGCAGACTTATTGTTTTTCCATTGCTGGTTTTGCTGTTTTTTGTATTGAAACAATGTATGGACGGCAGTTCGGAAAGGGATATTTTACAGTCGGCTTCCCTGTGGTTTGCAGTTTTATTTTTATTTATTGTTATTCGATCTTTTTTCCGCCTAAGATTTGTTTTTCATTCGAATAAAAAAATTCAGGAAAGCATTTCGTATACATTTACGCATGAAAAAATTCGTACGGAAGGCGAAACTTTCGACGGTGATTTTACATGGAGCACCGTTCATAAAGTAAAGGAAAACAGGGATTGGTTTTTAATTTACCAAAGCACTCAAACCATGAATATGGTTCCTAAAAAATATTTCTCAAAGGAGCAGATTTCTGAGCTTAGAACGATTATTAAAAGCAATCATGTAAAAGCAAAGCTTAGAAATGATTAA
- a CDS encoding GEVED domain-containing protein, giving the protein MNIFTTPTNVVADNITFTSVRISWDAIPGSTQFTVKIKQQGTVTWMLFPIFNLNMLGITGLSACTVYEVQVMENLTGDTSESIFFTTKPTYCTSSSLVSGGWLLKVQIVPSQGGFPVMTSNSAASTYSNYRDDPLRKITLLSGSVNNTFTFTTGFNSSHHGYIKAWIDFNGNGLFEALEVIVDVNTPTCCQNLPFNVPTSGITDIQCSVVMRVINSNSPINSSCGEFSSGEVEDYAVYFSSGALGTDDITGKNEIAIFPNPVSDLLHFSGLSADVDFKMYNAAGQIVHEGRTKNQTVNVSRLIKGVYYIQIKEKENSVKLKFIKK; this is encoded by the coding sequence ATGAATATATTCACGACTCCAACAAATGTAGTTGCGGATAATATAACATTCACTTCAGTTCGTATTTCCTGGGATGCAATACCAGGTTCTACGCAGTTTACCGTTAAAATAAAACAACAGGGAACTGTTACATGGATGCTTTTTCCAATCTTTAATCTGAATATGCTAGGAATTACAGGTTTGTCCGCATGTACAGTATATGAAGTACAGGTCATGGAAAATCTCACAGGAGATACTTCCGAATCTATTTTTTTTACTACAAAACCCACTTATTGCACATCGTCTTCGCTGGTTAGCGGCGGCTGGTTGCTTAAAGTTCAGATAGTACCTTCTCAAGGAGGTTTCCCGGTAATGACAAGTAATTCCGCGGCATCAACGTATTCAAATTACAGAGATGATCCCCTTAGGAAGATTACACTTCTTTCAGGATCTGTAAACAATACTTTTACTTTTACGACAGGATTTAATTCGTCGCATCATGGTTACATAAAAGCCTGGATAGATTTTAACGGAAACGGACTTTTTGAGGCTCTGGAGGTAATTGTGGATGTTAATACGCCGACATGTTGTCAAAACCTTCCTTTTAATGTTCCAACTTCTGGAATTACAGATATACAGTGTTCTGTTGTGATGAGAGTGATCAATTCAAACAGTCCGATCAATAGTTCTTGTGGGGAATTCAGTAGTGGTGAAGTGGAAGATTATGCGGTTTATTTTTCAAGTGGAGCCTTAGGAACCGATGATATTACAGGTAAAAATGAAATTGCGATTTTTCCTAATCCTGTTTCTGATCTTCTGCACTTTTCGGGCCTTTCAGCGGATGTTGATTTTAAAATGTATAATGCAGCCGGACAAATCGTACATGAAGGGAGAACTAAAAACCAAACGGTAAATGTAAGTCGTTTAATAAAAGGGGTCTATTATATCCAGATAAAAGAAAAGGAAAATTCGGTGAAATTGAAATTCATTAAAAAATAA
- a CDS encoding ATP-binding cassette domain-containing protein: MSKLHIDSLTKSFDGKSILKDIYIGCETGKIVGILGRNGTGKSTLLKIIFGTVKGDSQYIKVDNQVLQNQWDRKDKIAYLPQHSSLPKSIKVKNLIPIFCNEENSKKLTDLDLLKPFLDETSRNLSGGEKKVVEALLIIFSTAQFILLDEPFNGLSPKMTNEMQKIIKEQSKEKGIIISDHHYQEVLDISDEIYLLSDAYLKPIKDLEELQRYNYLPKSI; encoded by the coding sequence ATGAGTAAATTACATATAGACAGCCTCACCAAATCTTTTGACGGAAAGAGTATCTTAAAAGACATTTATATTGGTTGTGAAACGGGAAAAATTGTCGGAATTCTGGGAAGAAACGGCACCGGAAAGTCTACTTTACTCAAAATAATTTTTGGAACGGTAAAGGGAGATTCTCAATATATAAAAGTTGATAATCAGGTTCTTCAAAATCAATGGGACAGAAAAGATAAGATTGCCTATTTACCACAACACTCTTCCCTTCCGAAAAGTATTAAGGTTAAAAACCTAATCCCTATTTTCTGTAATGAAGAAAATTCAAAGAAACTTACTGATTTGGATCTCCTGAAACCTTTTCTTGATGAGACTTCAAGAAATCTTTCAGGAGGTGAAAAAAAAGTTGTTGAAGCGTTATTGATTATTTTCTCTACTGCTCAATTCATTTTACTGGATGAGCCTTTCAATGGACTTTCTCCGAAAATGACCAATGAAATGCAAAAAATTATCAAAGAACAATCAAAGGAGAAAGGAATAATTATTTCGGATCATCATTATCAGGAAGTACTTGATATTTCGGATGAAATTTACCTGCTTTCAGATGCTTATTTAAAACCCATTAAAGATTTAGAAGAATTGCAACGTTATAATTATCTGCCGAAAAGTATTTAA
- a CDS encoding acyl-CoA thioesterase, which yields MTTEERIEASETRIFKAVFPNTTNHYDTLFGGTAMQLMDEVAFIAATRFARKRVVTVSSDKIDFKRSIPAGTIVELIGKVSHVGKTSMKVNVEIYTEQMYSYERERAIVGDFTFVAIDEFKKPIPIL from the coding sequence ATGACTACAGAAGAAAGAATTGAAGCATCAGAAACCCGGATTTTCAAAGCGGTTTTTCCCAACACAACCAATCATTACGACACGCTTTTCGGAGGCACAGCGATGCAGCTGATGGATGAAGTGGCTTTTATTGCAGCTACACGATTTGCAAGAAAACGGGTGGTAACAGTAAGCAGCGATAAAATTGATTTTAAAAGGTCTATTCCTGCAGGAACCATTGTAGAACTGATCGGCAAAGTTTCTCATGTCGGAAAAACAAGTATGAAAGTAAATGTTGAAATCTATACGGAACAAATGTATTCTTACGAGAGAGAAAGGGCTATTGTTGGGGATTTCACTTTTGTAGCCATTGACGAATTTAAGAAACCAATCCCAATACTATAA
- a CDS encoding HD domain-containing protein produces MKIQKEIDFILAVDALKNVQRRNYNADDSRRENTAEHSWQIIILAQILFPYAKNRTDIDLLRVIRMLSIHDLVEIEAGDTFLFDEAAMVGKFEREKISAQKIFGILDEPLKTEFFNLWLEFEEEKTPDAIFACAIDRIMPFILNSHTSGKSWTEAGVTEKQIRNMLENAIVRASDEMGEAFHHLLNLSLESEKVLK; encoded by the coding sequence ATGAAAATACAGAAGGAGATTGATTTTATTTTGGCAGTAGATGCCTTAAAAAATGTACAGAGAAGAAATTACAATGCGGATGATTCCAGGAGAGAAAATACGGCAGAGCATTCGTGGCAGATTATTATTTTGGCACAAATTCTTTTCCCTTATGCTAAAAACAGAACTGATATTGATTTGCTGAGAGTGATCAGAATGCTTTCCATTCATGATTTGGTGGAGATTGAAGCCGGAGATACATTTTTATTTGATGAAGCAGCCATGGTTGGAAAATTTGAAAGAGAAAAAATTTCTGCTCAAAAAATTTTCGGAATTTTAGATGAACCTTTAAAAACGGAATTTTTTAACTTGTGGTTAGAATTTGAAGAAGAAAAAACTCCGGATGCCATTTTTGCTTGTGCCATTGATAGAATCATGCCGTTTATTCTGAATTCTCATACCTCAGGAAAAAGCTGGACAGAAGCCGGGGTTACAGAAAAACAAATCAGGAATATGCTGGAGAATGCTATTGTTAGGGCTTCTGATGAAATGGGAGAAGCTTTTCATCATTTGTTGAATCTTAGCCTCGAATCGGAAAAGGTGTTGAAATAA
- a CDS encoding PadR family transcriptional regulator — MNTENTKAQMRKGILEFCILSLINHREMYVSDLIDELKKGKLDVVEGTLYPLLTRLKNGEFLSYRWEESTGGPPRKYYQITEKGKLFLDELQNTWNELTDSVNQITQKN, encoded by the coding sequence ATGAATACTGAAAATACCAAAGCGCAAATGCGAAAAGGAATTCTGGAATTCTGTATTTTAAGTCTCATCAATCATCGTGAAATGTATGTTTCCGACTTAATAGATGAGCTGAAAAAAGGAAAACTGGACGTAGTAGAAGGAACACTCTACCCCCTTTTAACAAGATTAAAAAATGGTGAGTTCCTTTCATACAGATGGGAAGAATCTACAGGAGGACCACCTAGAAAATACTACCAGATTACAGAAAAAGGTAAATTATTTTTAGATGAACTTCAAAATACCTGGAATGAATTAACAGATTCCGTAAACCAAATCACTCAAAAAAATTAA